A genome region from Anastrepha ludens isolate Willacy chromosome 3, idAnaLude1.1, whole genome shotgun sequence includes the following:
- the LOC128856702 gene encoding uncharacterized protein LOC128856702 translates to MLSFFSKKKPDPPPEEPIQGPTDPTQTNEGGGGDDFIFVERKTSENDPARPPTQGMGMYPPIPPTFGMNRFSGQPAYPPTTSVAGGYNNATPVPYVQGIPFELAPQLSTKCDFEVTQLQVDSILALLTRQMSVDETEEYNFALERSIQNECC, encoded by the coding sequence ATGCTTTCTTTTTTCTCAAAGAAGAAACCAGATCCACCACCAGAAGAGCCAATTCAAGGACCAACTGATCCCACACAAACAAATGAAGGTGGGGGAGgtgatgattttatttttgtagaacgTAAAACATCGGAAAACGACCCTGCTAGGCCTCCAACACAAGGTATGGGAATGTATCCTCCAATACCACCTACGTTTGGAATGAACAGGTTCTCAGGACAGCCTGCTTACCCACCAACAACAAGTGTAGCGGGTGGTTATAACAATGCAACACCAGTGCCATACGTGCAAGGAATACCGTTCGAGTTAGCGCCACAATTAAGTACGAAATGTGATTTTGAAGTAACACAATTGCAGGTCGACAGCATTTTAGCTTTGTTAACTCGTCAAATGTCCGTGGACGAAACTGAGGAGTACAATTTTGCTCTGGAACGATCAATACAAAATGAGTGCTGCTAG
- the LOC128858761 gene encoding PHD finger protein 12 yields the protein MSKVEVDPNLPIMEQIRNLIKPPPSEEEKITLRPVNTKHPYYKRPGRGHNHDLCDACEEGGDLLCCDRCPSSFHLQCHDPPLTEEDIPSGQWLCHNCRMTLKPTPSSKSSSVERNASGVAVSVRAESSRPSTPSVSVETESAPFKFRNLRKRSSSRASFCSDLSSTEKYLSKLPVGIQRALDPNKKPTPLDELIKAASILNPKQFELPRELEIHSQFPGNDKVEPIRKNGNGNKKPSNVRRNSKPYELDSQGLVPLPAKTCFYCRKSCKKAPLVACDYCPLYFHQDCLNPPMTALPTGLWMCPNHVENFIDNHLVTSISATERVRLWDKFSQPFDHESVKMEFFRRVHMRNPPFRIKVPIKTRETIEIPPMVKYHYENPPPLLPSLRETLRYDIVKRRKCLPSSPEIISKESVAESVFKDLEALQSAKAKFREIQKELGQIADLSSSEEEEDNTEEISEDNKPQEEGSKTDNDVTDKEKTEEDDKNKKAKSSKKRSKRGESTKSGVSEVHIKCEEEVKIDHDAQKSPTSQVQEEDMDKIKIKDDEETDDDTKYNAEIDAELRYLDVDLIKKLAFQRVQQLVHEHPEIVVQYQNRTAAKRIRELTKPDAQQILPSQILSPEDVRRLSIMFTGETSSILAQHQTASDDDLPQLHPALATAAAIVAADEEEQKYKPRIRTDTEKAYEIATRLELKLMRCKVRARAVLTPLGDILEDNRWFSNVELHSSFFMRYRNLHIGSGQASVDVNLSFIGHCCRISPKHATIFYDDFTKTYELINYSEYGTEVNGQLYSCDFTDHGPTPAKKLKNEDIELQKRVQEILDKRRGIQRQHYILDRNSRMAPPMKPECKCTFVSEPPMLAGAWEGTAILTHGTLIRFGCLSFVFSIPEGGISNMQG from the exons ATGTCGAAAGTGGAAGTGGATCCGAATTTGCCCATTATGGAG cAAATTAGAAACCTTATTAAACCACCGCCatctgaagaagaaaaaataacattGCGCCCAGTGAATACGAAACATCCATATTACAAACGACCAGGTCGAGGTCACAATCATGATCTTTGTGATGCCTGTGAGGAAGGTGGAGATCTGCTGTGCTGTGATCGCTGTCCTTCTAGTTTCCATTTGCAGTGCCA TGATCCACCACTTACAGAGGAAGATATACCAAGCGGCCAATGGCTATGTCATAACTGCCGCATGACTCTTAAACCCACTCCATCTTCCAAATCAAGCTCTGTTGAACGTAATGCTTCTGGCGTGGCAGTATCTGTACGTGCAGAAAGTTCACGACCAAGTACTCCGTCAGTTTCGGTTGAGACAGAATCGGCCCCGTTTAAGTTCCGTAATTTACGAAAACGCAGCAGTAGTCGGGCATCGTTTTGTAGCGATCTTAGCAgtactgaaaaatatttatcgaaaTTACCAGTAGGAATACAAAGGGCACTAGACCCTAATAAAAAACCCACACCGCTGGATGAATTGATAAAAGCAGCTAGTATATTAAATCCAAAACAATTTGAGTTACCGCGAGAGTTAGAAATACACTCTCAGTTTCCTGGCAATGATAAAG ttgagcCTATACGAAAAAATGGAAATGGGAATAAAAAACCAAGTAATGTACGTCGAAATTCTAAGCCATACGAGCTAGACTCACAGGGTCTCGTGCCATTACCCGCAAAAACTTGTTTTTACTGCCGCAAATCTTGTAAAAAAGCGCCTCTCGTTGCGTGTGACTACTGTCCTTTATACTTTCATCAAGATTGCTTGAATCCACCGATGACCGCCTTACCAACTGGTCTCTGGATGTGTCCCAACCATGTAGAAAACTTCATT GATAATCATCTCGTAACCAGTATTTCAGCTACGGAGCGCGTTCGCTTGTGGGATAAGTTCTCACAGCCTTTCGATCACGAATCAGTGAAAATGGAATTCTTCAGACGCGTACACATGCGTAATCCACCCTTCCGTATCAAAGTGCCAATAAAAACTCGAGAAACAATTGAAATTCCTCCGATGGTGAAATATCACTACGAAAATCCCCCACCTCTTTTGCCATCATTGCGTGAAACTTTGCGTTATGACATAGTCAAACGACGCAAATGTCTTCCTAGTTCACCTGAAATAATATCTAAAGAAAGCGTGGCTGAATCGGTTTTTAAGGATTTAGAAGCACTTCAAAGCGCCAAAGCTAAATTTCGTGAAATTCAAAAAGAACTGGGTCAAATAGCTGACTTAAGCAGTAGTGAAGAGGAAGAAGATAATACTGAAGAAATCTCTGAGGATAACAAACCTCAAGAGGAAGGATCGAAAACTGACAATGATGTTACTGATAAAGAGAAAACAGAAGAGGATGATAAAAATAAGAAGGCAAAGAGCAGTAAAAAGCGTAGCAAACGGGGGGAATCTACCAAAAGCGGCGTTTCGGAAGTGCATATAAAATGTGAGGAGGAAGTGAAAATCGATCATGATGCACAAAAATCACCTACAAGTCAAGTTCAAGAAGAAGATATGGATAAGATCAAAATCAAAGACGACGAAGAAACTGACGATGATACTAAATACAATGCCGAAATAGATGCAGAGCTTCGTTATTTAGATGtggatttgataaaaaaattagcatttcAACGGGTGCAACAACTTGTACATGAACACCCAGAGATTGTGGTGCAATACCAAAATCGCACGGCAGCAAAACGTATACGTGAACTCACAAAGCCCGATGCACAACAAATATTGCCATCGCAAATACTTTCACCAGAAGATGTACGGCGTCTCTCGATAATGTTTACAGGCGAAACATCGTCGATCTTAGCACAACATCAAACCGCTAGCGATGACGATTTACCGCAGCTACACCCGGCATTGGCCACTGCTGCTGCTATTGTTGCTGCCGACGAAGAAGAGCAAAAGTACAAACCACGTATTCGCACCGACACGGAAAAAGCGTACGAAATAGCAACCCGGCTTGAACTGAAGTTGATGCGGTGTAAAGTGCGCGCTCGCGCTGTACTAACTCCGTTAGGCGATATACTTGAAGACAATCGATGGTTCAGTAATGTGGAGTTACATTCGTCATTTTTTATGCGTTATCGAAATCTGCACATTGGGTCTGGTCAAGCTTCTGTTGATGTGAATCTTTCCTTCATCGGACATTGTTGCCGCATTTCGCCCAAACacgcaacaattttttatgatgaCTTCACAAAAACCTACGAACTTATCAACTACTCAGAATATGGCACCGAAGTTAACGGACAACTGTATTCATGCGATTTCACTGACCATGGCCCCACGCctgcaaaaaaacttaaaaatgaagACATCGAATTGCAAAAACGTGTTCAAGAGATTTTGGATAAACGGCGTGGAATACAACGGCAGCATTACATATTAGATAGGAATTCAAG AATGGCTCCACCAATGAAACCTGAATGCAAATGCACTTTTGTCTCTGAACCCCCGATGCTTGCTGGCGCTTGGGAAGGTACGGCGATACTAACACATGGTACTTTAATACGTTTCGGTTGCTTGTCGTTTGTATTCTCAATACCTGAAGGAGGCATAAGTAACATGCAAGGTTAA
- the LOC128858762 gene encoding DNL-type zinc finger protein-like, whose amino-acid sequence MNSLRNLFSLRTLNSIRQQGQNVLFNITQPVEGVATAAPVTDRTINDGVDKICQPLKIPKSILDATTFTGKKFGESGVSSSGSISPNTLKRLRCMERKIELVYRCKLCNTRNSKQVSEAAYRTGVVILQCDGCAVNHLIADHSGWFAKTKGKSFDQVLAEKGDRIKIIKVNENGELL is encoded by the coding sequence ATGAACTCGTTGCGTAATCTCTTTAGCTTGAGGACACTTAACAGTATACGGCAACAAGGCCAAAATGTCCTCTTTAACATCACACAACCTGTGGAAGGTGTGGCTACGGCTGCACCGGTCACGGACCGCACTATCAACGATGGCGTCGATAAAATATGTCAACCGCTGAAAATACCAAAGTCCATTCTCGATGCAACAACATTTACGGGTAAAAAGTTTGGTGAATCTGGCGTATCCTCATCTGGTTCAATTTCACCTAATACCCTGAAACGCTTACGTTGCATGGAACGCAAGATTGAATTGGTTTATCGTTGTAAATTGTGCAACACACGAAATAGTAAGCAGGTGTCAGAAGCTGCTTACAGGACCGGTGTGGTAATCCTTCAATGTGACGGTTGTGCTGTTAACCATTTAATAGCCGATCATTCTGGATGGTTTGCCAAAACCAAAGGCAAGAGTTTTGATCAAGTGCTAGCCGAGAAAGGTGATCGTATTAAGATTAtcaaagtaaatgaaaatggTGAATTACTATAA